One segment of Enterobacter ludwigii DNA contains the following:
- the dld gene encoding D-lactate dehydrogenase, protein MSSVRTHDNTTFINELSRLVGSSHLLTDPAKTARYRKGFRSGQGEALAVVFPGTLLELWRVLSACVAADKIILMQAANTGLTEGSTPNGNDYDRDIVIISTLRLDKLHLLDKGEQVLAFPGTTLYSLEKALKPLGREPHSVIGSSCIGASVIGGICNNSGGSLVQRGPAYTEMSLFARIDENGKLTLVNHLGIDLGVTPEQILSKLDDDRVKDEDVQHDGRHAHDHDYITRVRDIEADTPARYNADPDRLFESSGCAGKLAVFAVRLDTFPAEKKQQVFYIGTNQPDVLTEIRRHILGEFAHLPVAGEYMHRDIYDIAERYGKDTFLMIDKLGTDKMPFFFTMKGRTDAMLEKVPLFKPHFTDRFMQKLGNVFPSHLPERMKTWRDKYEHHLLLKMAGDGIAEAQTWLSEFFKTAEGDFFACTPEEGSKAFLHRFAAAGAAIRYQAVHSDEVEDILALDIALRRNDTEWFEHLPPEIDSKLVHKLYYGHFMCYVFHQDYIVKKGVDAHALKEQMLALLHARGAQYPAEHNVGHLYKAPDALKQFYRENDPTNSMNPGIGKTTRNKYWKESPDAEQPVTQASD, encoded by the coding sequence ATGTCTTCTGTTCGAACTCACGATAACACGACGTTTATTAACGAACTGTCGCGCCTGGTTGGCTCCTCTCACCTGCTTACCGACCCGGCAAAAACCGCCCGCTACCGTAAGGGCTTTCGTTCCGGTCAGGGCGAGGCGCTGGCGGTGGTATTTCCCGGCACGCTGCTTGAACTCTGGCGCGTCCTGAGCGCCTGCGTGGCCGCCGACAAAATTATTCTCATGCAGGCGGCTAACACCGGCCTGACTGAAGGCTCAACGCCGAACGGCAACGATTACGATCGTGACATCGTGATCATCAGCACCCTGCGTCTCGACAAACTGCATCTGCTGGATAAAGGCGAGCAGGTGCTCGCGTTCCCTGGCACGACGCTCTACTCCCTTGAAAAAGCGCTTAAGCCGCTGGGACGCGAGCCGCATTCGGTCATTGGCTCATCCTGTATTGGCGCCTCCGTGATCGGCGGGATCTGCAATAACTCCGGCGGTTCGCTGGTGCAGCGCGGCCCGGCTTACACCGAGATGTCACTTTTTGCCCGTATCGATGAAAACGGCAAGCTGACCCTGGTCAACCATCTGGGCATTGATCTTGGCGTTACGCCGGAGCAGATCCTGAGTAAGCTCGACGACGATCGGGTGAAAGATGAAGACGTCCAGCACGACGGTCGTCATGCTCACGACCACGATTACATCACCCGCGTACGGGATATCGAAGCGGATACCCCGGCACGTTACAACGCCGACCCTGACCGCCTGTTTGAATCTTCGGGCTGTGCGGGCAAGCTGGCTGTTTTTGCCGTGCGCCTCGACACCTTCCCGGCCGAGAAAAAACAGCAGGTGTTCTACATCGGCACCAATCAGCCGGACGTGCTGACCGAGATCCGTCGTCATATTCTGGGCGAGTTCGCTCACCTGCCGGTGGCGGGCGAGTACATGCACCGTGATATTTATGACATCGCGGAACGCTACGGCAAAGATACGTTCCTGATGATCGACAAGCTCGGCACCGATAAAATGCCGTTCTTCTTCACCATGAAGGGCCGTACCGACGCGATGCTGGAAAAAGTGCCGCTGTTTAAACCCCACTTTACCGACCGCTTTATGCAGAAACTGGGCAACGTCTTCCCGTCACATCTGCCGGAGCGGATGAAAACCTGGCGCGATAAGTACGAGCATCACCTGCTGCTGAAAATGGCCGGGGACGGAATTGCCGAAGCGCAAACCTGGCTCAGTGAATTCTTCAAAACTGCCGAAGGCGATTTCTTTGCCTGTACCCCTGAAGAGGGCAGCAAAGCCTTCCTGCACCGTTTCGCCGCTGCGGGTGCCGCCATTCGTTATCAGGCGGTGCATTCAGACGAGGTGGAAGACATTCTGGCGCTGGATATCGCCCTTCGCCGCAACGATACCGAGTGGTTTGAACACCTGCCGCCGGAAATCGACAGCAAGCTGGTCCACAAGCTCTATTACGGCCACTTTATGTGCTACGTCTTCCACCAGGATTACATCGTTAAGAAAGGGGTCGATGCGCACGCGCTTAAAGAGCAGATGCTCGCGCTGCTGCACGCGCGAGGCGCACAATATCCTGCGGAACATAACGTGGGGCATCTTTATAAGGCTCCTGACGCACTTAAGCAGTTTTATCGCGAGAATGACCCCACAAACAGCATGAACCCCGGCATTGGTAAAACAACGCGGAATAAATACTGGAAAGAGAGTCCTGACGCGGAGCAGCCCGTGACGCAAGCATCTGATTAA